Proteins from a genomic interval of Zingiber officinale cultivar Zhangliang chromosome 1B, Zo_v1.1, whole genome shotgun sequence:
- the LOC121971539 gene encoding CSC1-like protein RXW8, which translates to MNLSALLTSAGINIGLCTLYLSLYSILRKQPSFLYVYFGRQLTQRNNNYLDAFNLERFVPSPSWIMKAWGLTEEEILSVGGLDAVVFLRIFVFSLRIFSIAAFVCVFGVLPINYFGQEMQHTRISAESLEVFTIANVKEGSRWLWVHCAALYVITCSACSLLYFEYKSISKMKLDYIIGSPPKPSHFTVLVRGIPKSIGEPLGDTIRNFFLHYHGSSYLGHQIICRRGKLQNFFSNVKMVYKKIFCFEVTALDNTCRSGLCRCGLCGGVSNSFRFYPDNFYERRTDLHCIDISSHQKECSSAFVFFKTRYAAIVASKVLQTSNPMLWVTDLAPEPNDVYWRNLWIPYRQLWVRRIATLLASIVFMFLFLIPVTFVQGLTQLEQMRHMLSFLKGIPNKAFVIQFVSGYLPSVILQLFLYTVPPTMMLFSTLEGPVSRSVRKKSALCKVLYFTIWNIFFVNVLSGSLITQLSLITRPKDIPAHLAKDVPRQATFFMTYVLALGWTSLSSEVLQSYSLLYHLTRKYIFRCKDDPSLVPSFPYHTEVPKVLLFGLLGFTCSILAPLILPFLLVYFFLGYLVYRNQILNVYSTSYDSGGRMWPIVHNTTVFSLVLTQIIALGVFGIKASQMASAFTIPLLIITLLFSEYCKKHFYPIFRDLSAQDFIDMDRDDEQCGRMPKIHEQLFTAYAWLAPPPPPPITGALELCYVDGEPDSPVQVTI; encoded by the exons ATGAATCTCTCTGCCCTCCTGACATCTGCAGGCATAAACATTGGTCTTTGTACACTTTACCTGTCACTATATTCAATCTTGAGAAAACAACCTAGTTTTCTCTATGTGTACTTTGGCCGGCAGCTCACACAGCGAAATAATAATTATCTGGATGCTTTCAATTTGGAAAGATTTGTGCCATCTCCTAGCTGGATAATGAAAGCTTGGGGACTAACAGAAGAAGAAATCCTCTCTGTCGGTGGCCTGGATGCTGTGGTATTCCTTAGAATTTTTGTTTTCAG CTTGCGTATCTTCTCCATTGCTGCTTTTGTTTGTGTCTTTGGAGTGCTTCCCATTAATTATTTTGGCCAAGAAATGCAGCACACACGAATATCTGCAGAATCATTAGAAGTATTTACAATTGCAAATGTCAAAGAAGGATCCCGCTG GCTTTGGGTCCACTGTGCCGCTTTATATGTTATAACCTGTTCAGCTTGTAGTCTTCTTTACTTC GAGTATAAAAGTATTTCAAAAATGAAACTAGATTATATCATTGGATCACCTCCAAAGCCTAGTCATTTTACAGTCCTTGTTCGTGGTATTCCAAAGTCAATAGGGGAACCTTTGGGTGATACTATTAGAAACTTCTTCCTACACTATCATGGTTCAAGTTACTTAGGACATCAAATAATTTGTCGAAGGGGAAAACTGCAGAATTTTTTT TCTAATGTGAAGATGGTTTACAAAAAGATTTTCTGCTTTGAAGTCACTGCTCTGGATAATACTTGCAGATCTGGCCTCTGTAGATGTGGTCTTTGTGGAGGAGTGTCCAATTCGTTTCGCTTTTACCCTGATAATTTTTATGAAAGGAGGACTGACTTGCACTGCATAGATATAAGTAGCCACCAAAAG GAATGCTCATCTGCGTTTGTCTTTTTCAAGACTCGTTATGCAGCAATTGTTGCTTCAAAGGTTCTGCAGACTTCAAATCCCATGTTATGGGTAACAGACCTTGCTCCTGAACCAAATGATGTTTATTGGCGAAACTTATGGATACCATATCGGCAGCTTTGGGTTCGAAGAATAGCAACTCTTTTGGCTAGCATTGTCTTCATGTTTTTGTTTCTTATCCCAGTGACTTTTGTACAAGGTCTAACTCAACTAGAGCAGATGCGACACATGCTATCATTTCTAAAAGGTATACCTAACAA GGCCTTTGTAATCCAGTTCGTGTCAGGTTACCTCCCCAGTGTCATTTTGCAGCTTTTCCTATATACTGTACCCCCAACGATGATGCTGTTTTCTACCTTGGAAGGGCCTGTTTCACGCAGCGTCAGAAAGAAAAGTGCATTGTGCAAAGTATTGTACTTCACTATATGGAACATATTTTTTGTGAATGTTTTATCTGGATCTCTCATCACCCAGCTGAGTCTCATTACTAGACCGAAAGATATTCCAGCTCATCTTGCTAAAGATGTGCCAAGGCAG GCAACCTTCTTCATGACTTATGTCCTTGCATTAGGTTGGACAAGTTTATCATCTGAAGTACTGCAAAGTTACTCACTATTATATCATCTGACCCGGAAGTATATATTCAGATGCAAGGATGATCCAAGTTTAGTACCCTCATTTCCATATCACACTGAAGTTCCAAAAGTCCTCTTGTTCGGTTTACTCGGCTTCACATGTTCGATATTGGCACCTCTTATATTACCATTCTTACTGGTTTACTTTTTTCTCGGTTATCTGGTGTATCGCAACCAG ATTCTAAACGTTTACAGCACAAGTTATGATTCCGGCGGGCGGATGTGGCCCATTGTGCACAACACTACAGTGTTCTCTTTGGTGCTTACACAGATCATAGCACTTGGAGTTTTTGGAATAAAAGCATCCCAGATGGCTTCAGCGTTCACTATTCCACTTCTGATCATCACACTTCTTTTCAGTGAATACTGCAAGAAACACTTCTATCCCATATTCAGAGATCTCTCTGCTCAG GACTTCATTGACATGGATAGAGACGATGAGCAGTGTGGGAGGATGCCGAAAATCCACGAGCAATTATTCACAGCATATGCATGGCTTGCGCCGCCGCCACCACCACCGATCACCGGTGCTCTCGAGTTATGTTATGTTGATGGGGAACCTGACTCCCCCGTGCAGGTCACAATCTGA
- the LOC121971554 gene encoding serine carboxypeptidase-like 13 isoform X2 translates to MMPSLRSPSLNLIHLLRPCLLLCSLSSLSASVVTHLPGYEGTLPFHLETGYVSVDEQRGAELFYYFVRSEGEPEDDPLLLWLSGGPGCSSFSALAFEVGPVTFTTKEYDGNLPKLEQRTYAWTKIANIIFVDSPVGTGFSFIKNPVAYDVGERTSIAYLYDFLIKWLIDHPQFFSCPLYIVGESHAGKIAPAVAQLIAEGISSGKQPLLNLKGYLLGNPFTGESIDINSRVPFAHGMGIISDEFYKMLQKNCQGQDHRYPTTAGCATNIKTFEEICTEISMFYISDPLCGDDSPTQLSVGKNTRSLLEEHMGLLNPPSPPDFICRGYAYYLSYFWANNNLTQEALHVKKGTVAEWFRCNHYLRYNLFKYDLPSSLQYHLNLTRAGYRALVFSGDHDMYVPFLGTYAWIKSLSYPVVEEWRSWHVGGQVVGYTKSYSNNLTFATIKGAGHEACSYKPKECFAMFQRWISDQSL, encoded by the exons ATGATGCCTTCGCTCCGATCGCCGTCTCTAAACCTAATTCATCTTCTCCGGCCATGTCTCCTCCTCTGCTCGCTTTCCTCTCTCTCTGCCTCCGTCGTCACCCACCTCCCTGGCTACGAGGGAACTCTTCCCTTTCATTTGGAGACGGG CTATGTCTCAGTGGACGAACAAAGGGGAGCGGAGCTGTTCTACTATTTCGTAAGGTCGGAGGGAGAGCCGGAGGACGATCCCCTCCTTCTTTGGCTTTCAGGTGGCCCCGGATgctcttccttctctgctttaGCCTTTGAAGTAG GTCCGGTAACATTTACAACTAAGGAATATGATGGAAATTTGCCTAAACTAGAACAACGTACATATGCTTGGACCAAA ATTGCAAATATCATTTTTGTAGATTCCCCTGTTGGGACTGGTTTTTCCTTCATCAAAAACCCTGTTGCTTATGATGTGGGGGAGAGGACTTCTATAGCATATCTCTATGATTTCCTTATAAAG TGGTTGATCGACCACCCCCAATTTTTCTCTTGTCCTCTATACATTGTTGGAGAATCACATGCGGGGAAGATTGCTCCAGCTGTTGCTCAATTAATAGCCGAAG gtattagttctGGGAAACAACCACTTCTCAATCTCAAG GGCTACCTTCTTGGCAATCCATTCACTGGGGAAAGTATTGACATAAATTCTCGTGTACCATTTGCTCATGGAATGGGGATCATATCTGATGAGTTCTACAAG ATGTTACAAAAAAATTGCCAAGGCCAAGACCACAGATATCCTACAACTGCGGGGTGTGCTACCAATATAAAAACTTTTGAAGAG ATTTGCACTGAGATTAGTATGTTCTATATATCGGATCCTCTCTGTGGTGATGATTCCCCAACACAACTTTCAGTAGGCAAGAATACAAGATCATTGCTGGAGGAGCATATGGGTTTACTTAACCCACCATCTCCTCCTGATTTTATATGTAGA GGTTATGCTTATTATCTCTCATACTTTTGGGCGAACAACAATCTAACACAAGAGGCACTACATGTCAAGAAG GGAACCGTGGCAGAATGGTTCAGGTGCAACCATTATCTCAGATATAACTTGTTCAAATATGACCTCCCAAGTAGCTTGCAGTATCACCTTAATCTTACTCGTGCAGGTTATCGAGCTTTGGTTTTCAG TGGGGATCATGACATGTATGTGCCATTTCTTGGCACTTATGCATGGATAAAATCTCTCAGTTATCCTGTTGTGGAAGAATGGAGATCATGGCATGTTGGAGGACAAGTTGTTGG GTACACAAAATCATATTCCAACAATTTGACATTTGCAACTATTAAG GGTGCTGGGCATGAAGCTTGCTCATACAAGCCTAAGGAGTGTTTTGCCATGTTCCAGAGGTGGATTTCTGACCAGTCTCTATGA
- the LOC121971554 gene encoding serine carboxypeptidase-like 18 isoform X1 yields the protein MMPSLRSPSLNLIHLLRPCLLLCSLSSLSASVVTHLPGYEGTLPFHLETGYVSVDEQRGAELFYYFVRSEGEPEDDPLLLWLSGGPGCSSFSALAFEVIFVGPVTFTTKEYDGNLPKLEQRTYAWTKIANIIFVDSPVGTGFSFIKNPVAYDVGERTSIAYLYDFLIKWLIDHPQFFSCPLYIVGESHAGKIAPAVAQLIAEGISSGKQPLLNLKGYLLGNPFTGESIDINSRVPFAHGMGIISDEFYKMLQKNCQGQDHRYPTTAGCATNIKTFEEICTEISMFYISDPLCGDDSPTQLSVGKNTRSLLEEHMGLLNPPSPPDFICRGYAYYLSYFWANNNLTQEALHVKKGTVAEWFRCNHYLRYNLFKYDLPSSLQYHLNLTRAGYRALVFSGDHDMYVPFLGTYAWIKSLSYPVVEEWRSWHVGGQVVGYTKSYSNNLTFATIKGAGHEACSYKPKECFAMFQRWISDQSL from the exons ATGATGCCTTCGCTCCGATCGCCGTCTCTAAACCTAATTCATCTTCTCCGGCCATGTCTCCTCCTCTGCTCGCTTTCCTCTCTCTCTGCCTCCGTCGTCACCCACCTCCCTGGCTACGAGGGAACTCTTCCCTTTCATTTGGAGACGGG CTATGTCTCAGTGGACGAACAAAGGGGAGCGGAGCTGTTCTACTATTTCGTAAGGTCGGAGGGAGAGCCGGAGGACGATCCCCTCCTTCTTTGGCTTTCAGGTGGCCCCGGATgctcttccttctctgctttaGCCTTTGAA GTTATCTTTGTAGGTCCGGTAACATTTACAACTAAGGAATATGATGGAAATTTGCCTAAACTAGAACAACGTACATATGCTTGGACCAAA ATTGCAAATATCATTTTTGTAGATTCCCCTGTTGGGACTGGTTTTTCCTTCATCAAAAACCCTGTTGCTTATGATGTGGGGGAGAGGACTTCTATAGCATATCTCTATGATTTCCTTATAAAG TGGTTGATCGACCACCCCCAATTTTTCTCTTGTCCTCTATACATTGTTGGAGAATCACATGCGGGGAAGATTGCTCCAGCTGTTGCTCAATTAATAGCCGAAG gtattagttctGGGAAACAACCACTTCTCAATCTCAAG GGCTACCTTCTTGGCAATCCATTCACTGGGGAAAGTATTGACATAAATTCTCGTGTACCATTTGCTCATGGAATGGGGATCATATCTGATGAGTTCTACAAG ATGTTACAAAAAAATTGCCAAGGCCAAGACCACAGATATCCTACAACTGCGGGGTGTGCTACCAATATAAAAACTTTTGAAGAG ATTTGCACTGAGATTAGTATGTTCTATATATCGGATCCTCTCTGTGGTGATGATTCCCCAACACAACTTTCAGTAGGCAAGAATACAAGATCATTGCTGGAGGAGCATATGGGTTTACTTAACCCACCATCTCCTCCTGATTTTATATGTAGA GGTTATGCTTATTATCTCTCATACTTTTGGGCGAACAACAATCTAACACAAGAGGCACTACATGTCAAGAAG GGAACCGTGGCAGAATGGTTCAGGTGCAACCATTATCTCAGATATAACTTGTTCAAATATGACCTCCCAAGTAGCTTGCAGTATCACCTTAATCTTACTCGTGCAGGTTATCGAGCTTTGGTTTTCAG TGGGGATCATGACATGTATGTGCCATTTCTTGGCACTTATGCATGGATAAAATCTCTCAGTTATCCTGTTGTGGAAGAATGGAGATCATGGCATGTTGGAGGACAAGTTGTTGG GTACACAAAATCATATTCCAACAATTTGACATTTGCAACTATTAAG GGTGCTGGGCATGAAGCTTGCTCATACAAGCCTAAGGAGTGTTTTGCCATGTTCCAGAGGTGGATTTCTGACCAGTCTCTATGA
- the LOC121986520 gene encoding B3 domain-containing protein REM16-like, with protein MATGCQNCRMLEEYLYWECLEDTRKSFLQILRDDFSNSLKIPRKFVVHFKQLKDKEQVIKLVAPSDHTWNVKLMRNNLDAFLTDGWNKFVNDHSLENGDCLVFHFTGEATFRVLIFDESGCEKDSAYFIRHNYSPRTQRGRKDESAEVELISNEDTEGSSSRTHYIRDVPNSSSHKPMLATSIKKMLERNRRTAPTNHQMESSIKYRSDDAEEAAAEPMNLEQQKICVAGLSKKRPYSMSDYSNRRPATAKEKEKALSLAKRLKPTNPAFIAVMRHTNVYKNFFLLLPIKFAAENLPQCDRNVVLLAENDDIWKLNYLWHTNSVRFGGGWKKFAEGNELEVDDVCHFELIDNVNLVFKVSIFRAVPKVMEQEADVSISGRK; from the exons ATGGCGACAGGATGTCAAAACTGTAGAATGTTAGAGGAGTACCTCTACTGGGAATGCCTGGAGGACACGAGAAAAAGTTTTTTACAGATTCTGCGTGATGATTTCTCAAACAGCCTT AAGATTCCGAGGAAGTTTGTGGTGCACTTCAAACAATTGAAGGACAAGGAACAAGTGATCAAACTAGTAGCACCAAGTGATCATACATGGAACGTCAAATTGATGAGAAATAATCTTGATGCATTTCTCACAGATGGCTGGAACAAATTCGTAAATGACCATTCACTAGAAAATGGTGATTGTCTAGTCTTCCATTTCACTGGTGAGGCAACATTCAGAGTGTTGATTTTTGATGAGAGTGGCTGTGAGAAGGATAGTGCTTACTTTATTAGACACAACTATTCTCCAAGAACTCAAAGAGGCAGAAAGGATGAATCTGCAGAGGTAGAACTAATCTCTAATGAAGATACTGAAGGCAGCTCCTCTAGAACACATTACATTAGAGATGTTCCAAATTCCTCGAGCCATAAACCAATGCTTGCAACATCcatcaagaaaatgcttgagagaAACAGGAGAACTGCTCCAACAAATCATCAGATGGAAAGTTCAA TCAAGTACAGAAGTGATGATGCAGAAGAAGCAGCAGCAGAGCCTATGAATCTTGAGCAGCAGAAAATCTGTGTTGCAGGGCTAAGCAAGAAAAGACCATATTCAATGTCTGATTATTCAAACCGGAGGCCAGCAACTgctaaagagaaagaaaaagctCTAAGTTTGGCCAAGCGTCTCAAACCAACAAATCCAGCTTTCATAGCAGTGATGAGGcacacaaatgtttacaaaaacttctTTCTG CTGCTTCCAATTAAATTTGCGGCTGAAAATCTCCCTCAATGTGATAGAAATGTAGTGTTGCTGGCAGAGAATGATGATATCTGGAAGTTAAACTATCTCTGGCATACCAATTCAGTCAGGTTTGGAGGAGGATGGAAGAAATTTGCAGAGGGCAATGAGTTAGAAGTGGATGATGTGTGTCATTTTGAGCTCATTGATAATGTGAACTTAGTGTTCAAGGTTAGTATCTTCCGAGCAGTGCCAAAGGTGATGGAGCAAGAAGCTGATGTCTCAATATCTGGGAGGAAATAG
- the LOC121986692 gene encoding putative inactive methylesterase 20 isoform X2 codes for MADAASDHSSRHIVLVHGTCHGAWSWHRVTTRLRSAGHRVTALDLAASGVDERRFADYNQPLVDVLASFPTRVLLVDHSLGGLNVALTTDKFPDKVAAGVFVTALLPDTLHPPSYVYCKLKLDDPTMPFWLDTRSGDEEKGPLSLLFGPKFMSVLYSRCSPEDSTLAVALARPSSLFVKDLSSTSPLSESGLRLVGEGVRRVCGKDEALPEFSQRWMI; via the exons ATGGCCGACGCAGCCTCCGACCACAGCAGCCGCCACATCGTCCTGGTTCACGGAACTTGCCACGGCGCCTGGTCGTGGCACAGGGTCACCACCCGCCTCCGCTCTGCCGGACACCGCGTTACCGCGCTGGACCTCGCCGCCTCCGGAGTCGACGAGCGCCGCTTCGCCGACTACAACCAGCCGCTGGTCGACGTCCTCGCCTCGTTCCCTAcgcgcgtcctcctcgtcgaccACAGCCTCGGGGGCCTCAACGTCGCCCTCACCACGGACAAATTCCCCGACAAGGTCGCCGCCGGCGTCTTCGTCACAGCCCTTCTGCCGGACACTCTTCATCCCCCCTCTTACGTCTACTGCAAG CTTAAACTGGATGATCCAACCATGCCATTCTGGTTGGACACGCGATCTGGGGACGAGGAAAAGGGTCCTCTGTCGCTGCTATTCGGCCCCAAGTTCATGTCCGTCCTTTACAGCCGTTGTTCGCCGGAG GACTCGACTCTGGCCGTGGCTCTGGCGAGGCCTTCTTCCCTGTTCGTGAAGGATTTGTCGTCGACGTCGCCGCTCTCCGAGTCAGGGCTACGGCTCGTTGGCGAAGGTGTTCGTCGTGTGTGCGGGAAGGACGAGGCGCTGCCGGAATTCTCCCAGCGGTGGATGATCTAG
- the LOC121986692 gene encoding methylesterase 1-like isoform X1: protein MADAASDHSSRHIVLVHGTCHGAWSWHRVTTRLRSAGHRVTALDLAASGVDERRFADYNQPLVDVLASFPTRVLLVDHSLGGLNVALTTDKFPDKVAAGVFVTALLPDTLHPPSYVYCKLKLDDPTMPFWLDTRSGDEEKGPLSLLFGPKFMSVLYSRCSPEILMEDSTLAVALARPSSLFVKDLSSTSPLSESGLRLVGEGVRRVCGKDEALPEFSQRWMI from the exons ATGGCCGACGCAGCCTCCGACCACAGCAGCCGCCACATCGTCCTGGTTCACGGAACTTGCCACGGCGCCTGGTCGTGGCACAGGGTCACCACCCGCCTCCGCTCTGCCGGACACCGCGTTACCGCGCTGGACCTCGCCGCCTCCGGAGTCGACGAGCGCCGCTTCGCCGACTACAACCAGCCGCTGGTCGACGTCCTCGCCTCGTTCCCTAcgcgcgtcctcctcgtcgaccACAGCCTCGGGGGCCTCAACGTCGCCCTCACCACGGACAAATTCCCCGACAAGGTCGCCGCCGGCGTCTTCGTCACAGCCCTTCTGCCGGACACTCTTCATCCCCCCTCTTACGTCTACTGCAAG CTTAAACTGGATGATCCAACCATGCCATTCTGGTTGGACACGCGATCTGGGGACGAGGAAAAGGGTCCTCTGTCGCTGCTATTCGGCCCCAAGTTCATGTCCGTCCTTTACAGCCGTTGTTCGCCGGAG ATTTTGATGGAGGACTCGACTCTGGCCGTGGCTCTGGCGAGGCCTTCTTCCCTGTTCGTGAAGGATTTGTCGTCGACGTCGCCGCTCTCCGAGTCAGGGCTACGGCTCGTTGGCGAAGGTGTTCGTCGTGTGTGCGGGAAGGACGAGGCGCTGCCGGAATTCTCCCAGCGGTGGATGATCTAG